In the Mauremys mutica isolate MM-2020 ecotype Southern chromosome 13, ASM2049712v1, whole genome shotgun sequence genome, one interval contains:
- the LOC123347851 gene encoding olfactory receptor 5-like has product MYFFLGNLSCLETSLSSTILPRVLASLLTGDRNISVTFCITQFYFLGLLVGVEYYLLALMSYHRYLAICKPLHYTALMNGRICLQLAAVSWMNGFIIVTIITCLMSQLHFCGPNEINHFLCDFTPVIKLSCSDTSLITLVSFILSFISTLPPFLLTLMSYVFIISTILRIPSTTGRRKAFSSCSSHLIVVTIYYRTLIIVYTLPHTDTLRDLNKVFSLFYTVLTPLANPLIYSLRNKEVKAALRKVICKCMELIVIEK; this is encoded by the coding sequence ATGTACTTCTttctggggaacttgtcctgcttggagaccagCCTCAGCTCgaccatcctgcccagggtgttggccagtctcctgactggggacagaaaCATTTCTGTTACTTTCTGTATCACTCAATTTTATTTCCTAGGTCTTTTGGTGGGAGTTGAATATTATCTCTTAGCACTTATGTCCTACCATCGGTACTTAGCAATATGCAAACCACTACACTACACAGCTCTTATGAATGGCAGAATCTGCCTGCAGTTAGCAGCTGTGTCCTGGATGAATGGATTTATCATAGTTACCATTATTACATGTTTAATGTCACAGTTACATTTCTGTGGGCCCAATGAAATTAACCATTTCCTTTGTGATTTCACCCCAGTGATTAAACTGtcctgcagtgacaccagccTGATCACACTGGTGTCATTTATATTATCCTTCATAAGCACCCTGCCCCCATTTCTATTAACCCTGATGTCCTATGTTtttatcatctccaccatcctgagaatcccatCTACCACCGGGAGGAGAAAAGCATTTTCCTcttgctcctctcacctcattgtggtgacaatCTACTATCGGACTCTAATCATTGTCTATACGTTACCACACACTGACACACTTAGAGACCTCAACAAAGTGTTCTCTCTCTTCTACACTGTCCTAACTCCCCTGGccaatcccctcatctacagcctgagaaacaaagaggtcAAGGCAGCCCTGAGAAAAGTCATCTGCAAATGTATGGAGCTTATAGTAATTGAGAAGTAG
- the LOC123347849 gene encoding olfactory receptor 5-like, with product MHVMGKGEGENETYITQFILLGFGNHAELQPLLFLLFLVIYIVTMAGNILIIALVVTDQHLHTPMYFFLGNLSCLETCYTSIILPRVLASLFTGNRNISVTGCITQLYFLDLFVGVECYLLALMSYDRYLAICKPLHYTALMNGRICLQLAAVSWMSGFIIITIITCLMSQLHFCGPNEIDHFLCDFTPVTKLSCSDTSLITLVTFIFSSIYTLPLFLLTLASYISIISTILRIPSTTGRRKAFSTCSSHLIVVTIYYGTLIVVYMFPDTDTLRDLNKVFSFFYTVLTPLANPFIYSLRNKEVKAALKKVIRICMELIEIEK from the coding sequence ATGCATGTCATGGGGAAAGGAGAAGGGGAAAATGAAACATATATCACAcaattcatcctcctgggatttgggaATCACGCTGAACTGCAgccccttctcttcctgctgtttctagtgatctacattgtgaccatggctgggaacatcctcatcattgcactagttgtgactgatcagcaccttcacacccccatgtacttcttcctggggaacttatcctgcttggagacctgctacacctcaaTCATCCTGCCCAGGGTGCTGGCCAGTCTCTTCACTGGCAACAGAAACATTTCTGTTACTGGCTGTATCACTCAGTTGTATTTCCTAGATCTTTTTGTGGGAGTTGAATGTTATCTCTTAGCACTTATGTCCTATGATCGGTACTTAGCAATATGCAAACCACTACACTACACAGCTCTTATGAATGGCAGAATCTGCCTGCAGTTAGCAGCTGTGTCCTGGATGAGTGGATTTATAATAATTACCATAATTACATGTTTAATGTCACAGTTACAtttctgtggccccaatgaaatCGACCATTTCCTTTGTGATTTTACCCCAGTGACTaaactctcctgcagtgacaccagccTGATCACACTGGTGacatttatattctcttccatATACACCCTTCCCCTTTTTCTCTTAACCCTGGCATCCTACATTTctatcatctccaccatcctgagaatcccgtCCACAACCGGAAGGAGaaaggcattttccacttgctcctctcacctcattgtggtgacaatATACTATGGGACTCTAATAGTTGTTTATATGTTTCCAGACACTGACACACTTAGAGACCTCAACAAAGTGTTCTCTTTCTTCTACACAGTCCTAACTCCCCTGGCCAATCCCTTCatatacagcctgagaaacaaagaggttAAGGCGGCCCTGAAAAAAGTCATCAGGATATGTATGGAGCTTATAGAAATTGAGAAGTAG
- the LOC123347852 gene encoding olfactory receptor 5-like, giving the protein MIYIVTVAGNILIVVLVVADHHLHTPMYFFLGNLSCLETCYSSTILPRMLASLLTGDRTISVSGCIIQFYFFSVLVISECYLLSMMSYDRYLAICKPLHYMVLMNGRICLQLAAVSWMGGFIASTIVTCLMSQLHFCGPNEIDHFLCDFTPVIKLSCSDTSLIELVDLILSFVVILPTLLLTLTSYVFIISTILSIPSTTGRRKAFSTCSSHLIVVTIFYGTLMIVYVLRDTETLRKLNKVFSLFYTVLTSMVNPLVYSLRNKEVQCALRKLIMHRN; this is encoded by the coding sequence ATGATCTACATCGTGACTGTAGCTGGGAACATCCTCATTGTGGTCTTAGTTGTGGCTGATCatcaccttcacacccccatgtacttcttcctggggaacttgtcctgcttggagacctgctatagctccaccatcctgcccaggatgctggccagtctcctgactggggacagaaccatttctgttAGTGGCTGCATCAttcaattttatttcttttctgtgCTTGTGATAAGTGAATGTTATCTTTTATCCATGATGTCCTATGACCGGTACTTAGCAATATGCAAACCACTACACTATATGGTTCTTATGAATGGCAGAATCTGCCTGCAGTTAGCAGCTGTGTCCTGGATGGGTGGATTTATTGCATCAACCATAGTAACGTGTTTAATGTCACAGTTACATTTCTGTGGCCctaatgaaattgaccatttcctTTGTGATTTCACCCCAGTGATTaaactctcctgcagtgacaccagccTGATTGAACTGGTGGATCTAATCCTGTCATTTGTAGTTATACTTCCTACCCTCCTGTTAACCCTGACATCCTATGTTTTTATCATCTCCACCATACTGAGCATCCCGTCCACTACTGGAAGGAGAAAGGCATTTTCTACTTGCTCCTCTCACCTTATAGTGGTTACAATTTTCTATGGGACCCTGATGATTGTGTATGTGTTACGAGACACTGAGACACTGAGAAAACTCAACAAAGTGTTCTCTCTCTTCTACACAGTCTTGACTTCCATGGTCAATCCTCTtgtctacagcctgagaaacaaagaggtcCAATGTGCCCTGAGAAAATTAATTATGCACAGAAATTGA
- the LOC123347850 gene encoding olfactory receptor 11A1-like, with translation MENWGRRNLYSAHGERKNQTYVTEFNLLGFGNLSELQILLFPLFLMIYIVTVAGNILIVVLVVADHHLHTPMYFFLGNLSCLETCYSSTILPRMLASLLTGDRTISLSGCIIQFYFFGVLVASECYLLSMMSYDRYLAICKPLHYTVLMNGRICLQLAAVSWMGGFIATTIVTCLMSQLHFCGPNEIDHFLCDFTPVIKLTCSDTSLITLVTFILSSADTLPPFILTLTSYVFIISTILRIPSTTGRRKAFSTCSSHLIVVTIFYGTLMIVYVLPDTETLRELNKVFSLFYTVLTPMVNPLVYSLRNKEVQCALRKLIMHRN, from the coding sequence ATGGAAAATTGGGGAAGACGGAATCTATATTCAGCTCATGGAGAAAGGAAGAATCAAACATATGTTACAGAATTCAACCTCCTAGGATTTGGAAATCTCTCTGAACTGCAAATTCttcttttccctctgtttctAATGATCTACATCGTGACTGTAGCTGGGAACATCCTCATTGTGGTCTTAGTTGTGGCTGATCatcaccttcacacccccatgtacttcttcctggggaacttgtcctgcttggagacctgctataGCTCCACCATCCTGCCGAggatgctggccagtctcctgactggggacagaaccatttctCTTAGTGGCTGCATCATTCAATTTTATTTCTTTGGTGTGCTTGTGGCAAGTGAATGTTATCTCTTATCCATGATGTCCTATGACCGGTACTTAGCAATATGCAAACCACTACACTATACGGTTCTTATGAATGGCAGAATCTGCCTGCAGTTAGCAGCTGTGTCCTGGATGGGTGGGTTTATTGCAACAACCATAGTAACATGTTTAATGTCACAGTTACATTTCTGTGGCCctaatgaaattgaccatttcctTTGTGATTTCACCCCAGTGATTAAACTCACCTGCAGTGACACCAGCCTGATCACACTCGTGACCTTTATCTTATCTTCTGCAGACACCCTACCCCCATTTATATTAACCCTGACATCCTATGTTTTTATCATCTCCACCATACTGAGAATCCCGTCCACTACCGGAAGGAGaaaggcattttccacttgctcctctcacctcattgtggttaCAATTTTCTATGGGACCCTGATGATTGTGTATGTGTTACCAGACACTGAGACACTGAGAGAACTCAACAAAGTGTTCTCTCTCTTCTACACAGTCTTGACTCCCATGGTCAATCCTCTcgtctacagcctgagaaacaaagaggtcCAATGTGCCCTGAGAAAATTAATTATGCACAGAAATTGA